The Mauremys reevesii isolate NIE-2019 linkage group 1, ASM1616193v1, whole genome shotgun sequence genome has a segment encoding these proteins:
- the SLITRK1 gene encoding SLIT and NTRK-like protein 1, translating to MLLWILLLETSLCFAAGNVTGDVCKEKICSCNEIEGDLHVDCEKKGFTSLQHFSAPTSQFYHLFLHGNSLTRLFPNEFANFYNAVSLHMENNGLHEIVPGAFLGLQLVKRLHINNNKIKSFRKQTFLGLDDLEYLQADFNLLRDIDPGAFRDLNKLEVLILNDNLISTLPANVFQYVPITHLDLRGNRLKTLPYEEVLEQIPGIAEILLEDNPWDCTCDLLSLKEWLENIPKNALIGRVICEAPTRLQGKDLNETTEQELCRKNRVDSSLAAPPAEEETCDPGPIPTPFKIHGKEDPATPGSAPNGGTKIPVNWQIKTRPTAAGSTISVKNKLPTSMPCPEICSCDQIPGSGLKVNCNERNVSSLVALKPKPSNVQELFLRDNKIHTIRKSHFLDYRKLNLLDLGNNNIATVENNTFKNLFELRWLYMDSNYLDTLSREKFTGLQNLEYLNVEFNEIQLIQPGTFNAMPKLRVLILNNNLLRSLPVDVFAGVSLSKLSIHNNYFMYLPVAGVLDQLTSITQIDLHGNPWDCSCPIVPFKQWAEMLRPKVVMSDLRCESPEDFFKEDFESLSNDVICPQLKISPTFTSNNKNSTGLAETGTHANSYLETSRVSISVLVPGLLLVFVTSAFTVVGMLVFILRNRKRSKRRDANSSASEINSLQTVCDSSYWHNGPYNADGAHRVYDCGSHSLSD from the coding sequence ATGCTGCTTTGGATTCTGTTGCTGGAGACGtctctttgttttgctgctgGAAACGTTACAGGGGACGTTTGCAAAGAGAAGATCTGTTCCTGCAACGAGATAGAAGGGGATTTGCACGTAGACTGTGAGAAAAAGGGGTTTACCAGCCTGCAACATTTCAGCGCCCCAACTTCCCAGttttaccatttattcctgcaTGGAAATTCCCTGACTCGACTTTTCCCTAATGAGTTTGCTAACTTTTACAATGCAGTCAGTTTGCACATGGAAAACAACGGTTTGCATGAAATTGTTCCTGGGGCTTTTCTAGGGCTGCAGCTGGTAAAACGTTTGCATATAAACAACAATAAGATAAAATCGTTCAGGAAGCAGACATTCCTGGGGCTGGACGATCTGGAATATCTCCAGGCAGATTTTAATTTATTAAGGGATATTGACCCGGGAGCATTTAGGGATTTAAACAAGCTGGAGGTGCTGATTTTAAATGACAACCTCATCAGCACCTTACCTGCCAACGTGTTTCAGTATGTGCCGATCACCCACCTCGACCTCCGGGGAAACCGACTTAAAACCTTGCCTTATGAGGAGGTCCTGGAGCAGATCCCAGGCATTGCTGAAATTCTGCTGGAAGATAACCCCTGGGACTGCACTTGTGATCTGCTATCCCTGAAGGAGTGGCTGGAAAATATACCCAAAAATGCTTTGATCGGCAGAGTCATTTGTGAAGCTCCTACTAGGTTGCAGGGCAAAGATTTGAATGAGACCACAGAGCAAGAGCTGTGCAGGAAAAACAGAGTGGATTCTAGTCTAGCTGCTCCCCCTGCCGAAGAGGAAACCTGTGATCCTGGTCCCATTCCAACCCCCTTTAAAATACACGGCAAAGAAGATCCTGCCACTCCCGGATCTGCTCCAAACGGAGGTACAAAGATCCCAGTCAACTGGCAAATCAAGACCCGACCCACTGCTGCGGGCTCCACAATTAGCGTGAAAAACAAGCTACCGACTAGCATGCCCTGTCCGGAGATCTGTAGCTGCGATCAGATCCCTGGCTCGGGTTTAAAGGTTAATTGCAACGAAAGAAATGTGAGCAGTTTGGTAGCTTTGAAACCGAAGCCGTCCAATGTGCAAGAGCTGTTTCTGAGAGACAACAAAATACATACGATCAGGAAATCCCACTTTCTGGATTACCGGAAACTTAACCTATTGGATTTGGGGAACAACAACATCGCTACTGTGGAGAACAACACCTTCAAGAATCTCTTCGAGCTCAGGTGGCTCTACATGGATAGCAACTACTTGGACACTTTGTCCCGCGAGAAATTCACTGGGCTGCAAAACCTAGAGTATCTGAATGTGGAGTTTAATGAGATCCAGTTGATTCAGCCCGGCACCTTCAATGCAATGCCCAAGCTCCGAGTCCTAATCCTCAACAACAACCTGCTGAGGTCCCTCCCCGTGGATGTGTTCGCTGGGGTCTCGCTTTCCAAGCTGAGTATACACAATAACTATTTCATGTATCTCCCGGTGGCGGGGGTATTGGACCAGCTCACGTCCATCACCCAGATAGATCTGCATGGCAACCCGTGGGACTGTTCGTGCCCGATTGTGCCTTTCAAACAGTGGGCAGAGATGCTGCGCCCCAAGGTGGTCATGAGCGATCTGAGGTGCGAATCCCCAGAGGATTTCTTTAAGGAGGATTTCGAGTCCCTTTCCAACGACGTGATTTGCCCGCAGCTCAAAATCTCGCCCACGTTCACTTCCAATAACAAAAACAGCACTGGGTTGGCAGAGACAGGGACTCACGCCAACTCCTACCTAGAGACCAGCCGGGTCTCCATTTCGGTGCTGGTCCCAGGACTCCTGCTGGTGTTTGTCACCTCCGCCTTCACAGTGGTTGGCATGCTAGTGTTCATCCTGAGGAACAGAAAGCGCTCTAAGCGGAGAGACGCCAACTCATCTGCATCTGAAATCAATTCCTTACAGACAGTCTGCGATTCTTCTTACTGGCACAACGGACCCTACAATGCAGATGGAGCCCATAGAGTTTATGACTGTGGCTCTCATTCTCTATCAGACTAA